One genomic window of Dermacentor andersoni chromosome 8, qqDerAnde1_hic_scaffold, whole genome shotgun sequence includes the following:
- the AIMP2 gene encoding uncharacterized protein AIMP2 codes for MSPPSRDLWLHYLPYRPSLLSQTGVHAKCREEPKKSFASRRADARYHSQSPDGADPVFGGNVLERRVEAGQVIDGRASLAAQKVAQLVANSAVIVVFGHAFAGDVLARLRRGQELVAQKLEHVQLARHRGERVLASFERGEHGPVLGVARQVHAQHRGPRHRVHHVQVHIDAVLEVLRPELSACRLLLAQDGAQQRDVRLGQERRLLVRHQGDAEVLESERREPQNVPEVPQRLVDAQGAHDVAPGHRAVVVVFFVLGALVVALVAAGRRGLQVIVLLVAASEDGLNERTNLLRFFAEPLLELGLRRAVLVLAQVKSQARALGAGASVQMPIDDAGDMVAELEHRQQQLLERLNHLRELVESVKGKPPSKQANPGEAVSSATVPARVVMPVGKRSNSLVDIVVSASPDHPPWSLWPLRRLLSQHMRVLFACHTHSSVGTLPAHLSFLAAGADGGPWAESRMSHDLALTLVWKQVDQNCEVMVSPVLQAAIVGEVNLIRYLGRLLNPSYESGDAATATEVDHWLSLAHHGIIHGKNKEQQAALKALNAQLGRTPYVLGSVPGLADIALWSALLQANLACGAPSNVKKWLKALSTNPIFALPKGCCVLSDL; via the exons ATGAGCCCACCAAGTCGGGACCTTTGGTTACACTACCTCCCATACCGGCCCAGTTTACTCAGCCAGACAGGTGTCCATGCCAAGTGCCGGGAGgagccaaagaaaagctttgcttcAAGACGGGCAGATGCAAGGTACCATTCTCAGAGTCCAG ACGGTGCAGATCCAGTCTTCGGTGGGAACGTCCTCGAGAGGCGGGTCGAGGCAGGCCAGGTGATAGACGGCCGGGCAAGTCTCGCAGCACAGAAGGTCGCCCAGCTTGTGGCAAACTCGGCAGTGATCGTCGTGTTTGGCCACGCCTTCGCTGGTGATGTCCTCGCGCGCCTGCGCCGTGGTCAGGAACTGGTCGCACAGAAACTCGAGCACGTTCAGCTTGCTCGCCACCGCGGTGAACGGGTACTCGCATCGTTCGAGCGCGGCGAGCATGGGCCGGTACTCGGGGTCGCTCGTCAGGTACATGCGCAACACCGCGGGCCACGTCACCGCGTCCACCATGTACAGGTGCACATTGATGCTGTCCTTGAGGTCCTGCGGCCCGAACTGAGTGcctgccgcctcctcctcgcgcaggATGGCGCGCAGCAGCGCGATGTGCGCCTCGGACAGGAGCGCCGACTGCTCGTCCGACATCAGGGCGACGCAGAAGTCCTCGAATCGGAACGGCGTGAGCCGCAGAATGTTCCTGAAGTGCCGCAGCGTCTCGTAGATGCTCAGGGCGCGCATGATGTGGCAC CTGGCCACcgagccgtcgtcgtcgtcttcttcgtcctcggcGCGCTGGTAGTCGCTCTCGTCGCCGCTGGACGGAGGGGGCTCCAAGTCATTGTCCTCCTCGTCGCCGCCTCCGAGGACGGTCTGAATGAAAGAACGAACCTTCTGCGATTTTTCGCGGAGCCTCTGCTTGAGCTGGGGCTGCGGCGTGCTGTTCTCGTACTGGCGCAAGTGAAGTCCCAGGCGCGAGCTCTGGGCGCTGGAGCCAGCGTACAG ATGCCTATCGACGACGCGGGGGACATGGTAGCTGAGCTGGAACACCGGCAACAACAGCTGCTGGAGAGGTTGAACCATTTGAGGGAGCTGGTGGAGAGCGTCAAGGGCAAGCCACCTTCCAAACAGGCCAACCCTGGCGAAGCAGTTAGTTCG GCAACGGTGCCAGCAAGAGTGGTGATGCCAGTCGGCAAGAGAAGCAACTCCCTCGTGGACATCGTAGTGAGCGCATCGCCCGATCACCCTCCGTGGAGCCTCTGGCCACTGCGTCGTCTGCTGTCGCAGCATATGCGGGTGCTGTTCGCATGCCACACGCATTCTTCCGTGGGCACCCTGCCTGCGCACCTCTCCTTCCTGGCCGCCGGTGCCGACGGTGGACCTTGGGCGGAATCGCGCATGTCTCATGACCTCGCCCTCACTCTGGTCTGGAAGCAGG TGGACCAGAACTGTGAGGTCATGGTGAGCCCTGTGCTCCAGGCGGCCATAGTGGGAGAGGTTAACCTCATCAG GTACCTTGGACGGCTACTGAACCCTTCATACGAGTCGGGAGATGCGGCAACGGCTACGGAGGTGGACCATTGGCTTTCGTTGGCTCACCATGGCATCATCCACGGGAAGAACAAAGAGCAGCAGGCCGCTCTCAAGGCTCTCAACGCGCAGCTCGGCAGGACGCCCTACGTCCTGGGGTCGGTGCCAGGCCTCGCCGACATCGCCCTGTGGAGCGCTCTGCTGCAAGCCAACCTTGCGTGTGGGGCACCCAGCAATGTGAAGAAGTGGTTGAAGGCCCTCAGCACGAACCCGATCTTCGCACTGCCCAAAGGGTGCTGCGTCCTAAGTGATCTATGA